In Setaria italica strain Yugu1 chromosome IX, Setaria_italica_v2.0, whole genome shotgun sequence, the genomic stretch ATATCTTTACCTGGCACAGGGGGAGGATTAGGGAGCGGCTTGATCGTTGTGTTATTAACGATCAATGGAGAGATATGTTCCCTAATGCTGAATTAGTGAATGGAGAGTATCTCAAGTCTGATCATCGCCCTTTATGTGTGAAGACTGAGACTTCGGAGGGGCAATATCAGGCCAATTGTGTTACAAAGCGCTTTGAAGCCAAATGGTTGAAGGAAGAGACGGTGCAGGAGGTGGTGCAGACGGCCTGGACGCGGGCTTCGGCTCAAGGACAAGGGGGGTCTTTGATGAGTAAGCTGAACCAAGTTCATTCAGACCTGCATGAATGGGACAGGAAGGTGCTGAAGAAACCTGTTCAACGAATGAAGAAACTTAGGAGAAAGTTGGAGGTGTTGAAACAAGGATCGCAGACAGACGAATCCTTGTCTGCTCAAAAGGAGATCCTTCTCCAAATTGAGTTGCAACTAGAACAAGAGGAAATTTACTGGGTGCAAAGAGCTCGCGCTAATTGGCTTAAACATGGTGACAGAAATACTAATTTCTTTCACCAGTTTGCTTCTAGTCGCAAGAAGAGAAATCTGGTCAAAGGGTTGGTGGATGACCAGGGAATTCGTCATGAAGATATTGATACTATGGGGGCTATGGTGAAAGACTATTTTGGCACGTTGTTTACAAGAGAGGTCCTAGAAGTGGAGGATGGCATTTTGAATGATGTGGACAGGAGAGTTACAAGTGCAATGAATCAAGCTCTTCTGGAACCGTTTACAAGAGAGGAGGTAAAGAAGGCTTTATTTAGCATTGGCGATCTGAAAGCCCCAGGGCCGGATGGTCTCCATGCCATTTTCTTCAAACGGTTCTGGAATTTTCTAGAGGATGATCTTATTGATGAGGTGTTGGGAGCAGTTAACAATGCAACTATACCTATGGGTTGGAATGATACAACCATAGTTATGATTCCTATGGTGGATAATCCTGATAAGGTAACCCAATTTCGCCCTATCTCGCTATGTAATGTGGTGTATAAGGTTATTTCCAAGTTGCTTTCGTATAGGCTCAAAACAGTGCTACCTGAGATCATTAGCGAGTCCTAGAGCGCTTTTGTCCCAGGTCGGCTAATAACAGATAATATCCTGTTGGCATACGAGTGTATACATacaatgaagaagaaaaagggagcAAGGGAGCGTGTGCTATTAAGCTAGATATGCATAAAGCTTATGATAGGGTGGAGTGGATTTTTCTGGAGAAAATTATGGCCAAATTGGGCTTTGATCAACGCTGGATTCAGTTAATCATGGCATGTGTTTCATCAGTCCGATACAGAGTTCGGTTCAACAACTTTGAGACAGATCTGTTCACACCAACCAGAGGTTTACGCCAAGGTGATCCTTTATCACCTTATCTCTTATGGTTGCTGAAGGTCTGTCTAGTATGATTAAGAAGGCAGAGGAGAGGGGAGATTTGGAGGGGGTTAAAGTCTGTAGAGGGGCACCAACAATATCTCACTTACTATTTGCAGACGACTCGCTCATTCTGATGAAAGCTGATAAGGGGAATGCTGATTGTTTATCAAATATCCTGGACAGATATTGTGCAAGTTCAGGACAAAAGTTAAGTGAGGCCAAATCAAGTATTTATTTCTCAAAAAATACAGATGTGGAAGTGAAGGTTGAGGTTTGTCATAGTCTGAATATTGTGACTGAATCGCTAACAGATAAATATCTGGGACTCCCAGCTTTAGTGGGGGCTGATAGGAGCGATTGTTTCAGGCATTTGATTGACAGGGTGGTGGCTCGGATTGCCGGCTGGAAGGAAAAGATCCTTAGTTTGGGAGGAAAGGAAACTCTTATCAAATCTATAGCTCAGGTCGTGCCAGTCTACGCGATGATGGTATTTAGAATTCCGACAAAAATCTGCAAAGGAATTACAAGTGTCATCTCGCAATACTGGTGGGGAGATGAGGAAGATCATAAGAGAATCCATTGGCAGGAATGGTGGAAAATGTGTATGCCAAAATGCAAGGGTGGTATGGGCTTCAGGGATCTGCAGTGCATCAATTTGGCAATGCTAGCTAAGCAAGTTTGGAGATTATTGAGTGATCCAGGATCGCTATGTGCTAGAGTCCTTAGAGCATGATATTTTCCTGATGGCAAGTTACTTAATGCAAGACTGAAGAGTGGGAGTTCATACACATGGCAAAGTATATTTGCTGGACTCCAATGTTTTAAGCAAGGGTATATCTGGAGAGTGGGTGATGGTTCACAGATTAAAATTTGGGAAGACAATTGGTTACCAGGAAGCCAAAACTTAAAGATCCAGACGATCAGGGGAAATAGATTGGTGACAACAGTGGAAGAACTGATTAATCCTATAGACCATACTTGGGATGAGGAGTTGCTAAGGTCTATCTTTTGGCCAACTGATGTGTATCGAATTATGCAAATTCCGATCACACCAGGCAGAGAAGATGTAGTGGCCTGGCACCATAATAGAAGTGGTTCTTTTTCAGTGAAATCAGCGTACCACTGTCAATGGGATAAAAAGTATGGGGCAAGAACAATTCAGGTCCCAGCTGGGACTGCATCAAGGAGTAAGCTGTGGAAGAAGTTATGGAGATTGAAAGTTCCAGCAAAGATTAAAATCTTTGGTTGGAGGGCGCTCAAAGGACTGCTACCATGTCGGGCTATCCTTGCTAATCGTCATATTGGAGAATTAGGAGGTTGTCCTGTATGTCAGCATGGAGCGGAAGATATTAAACATCTCATATTCACATGTGTTAGAGTGAAAGAAGTCTGGAGGTCGATGGGTCTTGGAAAGAAAATTCAGCAGATAATAGACACCGATCGTTTAGGTTCTGTGATTCTGGAAGAGGTTATAACAAATGAAGATCAAGTTCAGGCGTTGGGAGTGGGCTTTGCAGAGCTGGTTTTGACGGCAGGATGGTATATTTGGTGGGAACGTCGGCAATTTGTTCATGGGGAGACTGTTCATCCCAAGGTCTGCCATGGCTATTGCGGCACTCACCAAAAATTATATGCTAGCAGCAAGGAAAGTGGTGAAGGTGAGACAGGGATGGAAGAAGCCTTCGGTTGGGAAGGTGATGGTGAATGTTGACGCCGGGTTTGATGAAAACGGTGGCTGTGGCAGTGTTGGCTCGGTGATCAGAGATTGCTCGGGAGGGTTTCTGGCAGCTGCTCATAGTTTTGTGCTGCACTTAGTGGATGCACAAATGGCAGAGGCTTATGCTCTCAAGGAGGGACTGATGTTAGCACAAAGAATTGGGTGCAACAAGCTTATCATCCAATCGGATTGCATGGaggtagtgcaaataatgcagGATGGGGGTTTCTCGACGAATTCTGCAGCTCCCATTTATGATGAATGCAATATTTTGTGGAGTGGTTTCCAGGAGATTTCTATTGAGCACTGCAGTAGGGAAGCAAATCAAGTGGCTCATAGTTTAGCGCAGCGAGCTCGAATGATTAGACAAAACTGTGTCTGGGACGATGAGGCCCCTAGCTGTATTTTAGATGAACTGGTAAACGATGTAACTTTTCTTGAATGAATAAAGTCAGtcccatgataaaaaaaaatccgtAGCTTTTGGTTTCTTGTCAGCGATTTCGATCTTTCAGTGCGTGTACCTATTGCATTATAGCGACCTGAAATAGcttctcttttttttgagaggaagtGGCCTGAAATAGCTAGTCTTGTTTGCTTACCAATCTGAAAAGCTGTATTCTTTAACTTGTCATGAAATAGTTTCGGTCGTTCATgtatctgatttttttttttgaacaattgGCTGGAGCACTGCCCTATCATGTATGGATCTGAATTTTACTGTGAACGATTGAAACGATGCAACAAACAATATAATACAATTAGTCAATTACCTGGATGTAATACGACTCctgtcaagttttttttttttttttgaggggggcGACTCGTGTCAAGTGTGCCGAGATCAGGCAGCCATACGAACCCTCTCTACGTCAGCACAGCATATAATCGTCAATCAAAGTATCAAAGCGAATACATGGCCCACGTGCCAACAAACCGATCCTTGTGTTGGGCTCACGGGCAGGGCGCGTTGTTGGGAAATTGTTAATGGGCCGAACAGAACAAAATGATATGCTTTTTCATCCACGAGTTACTGCGGCGAGTTGCGACTCTTGTACAAAGGAAAGAACTTGAAACTAACAATCAGTCTATCTCACGATCCACTTGTCTAGTCTCTCAGAAACATTTATATCATATAGCATACGCGTGTCAGTAGATAACGGTGAGTATACGTATACGTTTGTATCGTGTTCACAAGCAAATCATGTTTTtctttcttaaaaaaagaaataatggCATTCTAGAGTCAAACACGTTTGTTCCATTTCTCAATTCTACAAAAAGCACGTGCAACCCAATCATGAACCTTACATGCCATTCAATAGTTTTCCTTTGTTCCGTGGTGTGAAGCAATAATGCAGTATTCTAAAATATGAATGGCTAGGGAATGAGCTCATCTTCATTTACCGGAATCCATATAGTACAATCAATCAATCATTGATAGACAATCTATAGGAATTCTGATGTCAATTAATAGTTGCCTGTCTCATGGAAAAGCTTGATTTGCACAAAGATGAACTGAATTGTTAGCATCATGCGTGGAGCAAAAGAATCAGGCATAGATCTGCAATATCCAAGGACCGAGGGAGATTTTTGCGTTGGTGATATGGTACGATCTGCACGGAATGACAGAGCTCAGAGTGTGATTGCTATTATGTGAAACCtttccttccgttccaaattataagtcattccaactttcttggagagtcaaaatatctcaagtttgaccaattTTATACAATAAAgcactaacattcatgataccaaacaaatacaattagttttatttattaaatatattttcatagtatatctattcggtgccataaacatttatgatcctctctataattttagtcaaatatTAAATGGTTTAGCTCTCAAGAAAGtcggaatgacttataatttagaacggagggagtatgtgtaAAGTTACTACTATATTATGATACTTTTCTTTTACATAAACCCAATCATACTATTTCAAGTATAGCAATCAAAATGGTTTTTCTTATATCAACGGTCAAAGAGTGTTGGAGAGCGCTGACTGCACACCTAGCTTGCCCTCACATGGACACGTAAATATATGAACATTTTACcaccttttccttttcaaatgCGCATCCGCACTAGAGTGGTTAGTGACTTCTAGGATTTAAACACCGCGATTGACTATTCCCAAGGGCACTAGTAATCATCTACTATAATTAAAAAATGAAACAAACAACATAAAGTCATGTTGTCGGGATAAAGAAAACTGCCCATATTTAAACCTTCCCAGCTCTATATGTTGGTGGTGGACGGAATTAGGCTTTCATAATGTGATTCTGGTGAACAAAAAAGTAAGGGATGCTCACGATCTCCATCATTTGCCAAAAGCCTTGCAGCGAGGCCACTAACACGTCTAAAATTGGTAAAAGGGGCCGAAGGGAATCCATACCGACTGCCAGCAATGCTGCTAGCTTCTGAAAATTTAGTAACTCCTACGCTTAAATTATCTGGCTGGTTTTGATCATTTGTGCCACCTTTTCTCTTTCTATAGAAAACAATACCAAGGCCGCCTAATGCACCTAGTACAGAAGAGGGCATACTAGTGCGAGTTGGTTCAAACTTTGAGCGAACTTCATATTTTAAAAAGTTGTCTAATAAAAAGCTGAGGACTGTTTGGATCCCTTAGTATATACTTTACAGGTTCTTGATCGTGGATTTGCAAATAGAATTTAAAAATCCACAAAGTATAATAGCTTTTTTATGGGATAATGTCTATTAGGTTTCCTTTTAAAAAATCCTATTAGGTGAAAATATGGGATTGAAAAGTATGTTAAACTGCACTTATAGTAGTCGAATAaaaaagctgaaaaactgtACCGTGATAAGTTGTGGATGGTAAACCATTCTTCAAGAATATTATATGCAATGGCATCTGCATTGGTAATAAAATATGTTGTCCCTAGCAAAGTAAATGGGGAGAAATAGAGCAAAACCGTACCTTTTCGCGAACAAATAGCTTTAAGTTTTATAAACTATTGTATGTCTCATCTATATATAATTATTTGTTGAtggaatttttgaaaaaaaatgtataaaCAACTTATTGCTGTTCTTATGTTTGTAGAGGTTGCTCTCTCATGTAACCGTTGTTGGTGCCGTCTGACCGTTCTTCATGGCTGAGCTGAGCATCTGCTTTCCTCCTGACTTGCTACAAGATTCGTGTCCGTACGACGGAAGGGACTGGTCGCGTGGGCCCCCTCACGGTGACCGGTCCCTGTTCCGCAGTCTGCCGCACACGCTGCACCACGCACCTCGAATGAAATTCGGCCGAGCAAAGCGTGGCAGTGAAAAATCACGCACTACGCATCACAAAAATGAGTGGTTACTTTGTTGATTCTTAGaattcttttttcttatttgacactAAATTCAACTTTCGTTCAACTCTCTATTAAATTTTCCGTTCAAAAACGGTTAAATGCCATGTAAAAAGATAATTTTACCCTccacccttctccttcctctccgtCGCACCTCCCCTACTGCTCCATGCCGTCGCCCGGGCCCGACCGCGCCTCCCTCATTCCTCCACGTCGCCGCGGGCCGGCCGCACCCCTCCCCGCCACTCTATTccagccgcggcggccgtcCCCGTCGCTCTATTCCGGCCGCGGCAGCCGTCCCTGCCCCTTCCCACGTCCGACATCGCATTGTCCAAGATCTGCCCGCGGCAGTAGGACGGCGTCGTGCCTGAGAAGGACCGAATGCACTTCTTCAACATGCTCTTCTGGAACCTCAACTACCAGGTCAACGTCAGCACTATGGGCGGCAAGGTGGAGTGGCCCGCCGGGCCTGGAAAGACGCTACTTAAGGTGCTCGTCTCCGCCATGGACATGACCTCGCTCGGGTACCCGCTGCCGCTCATGGCCGTCACAGGCGTCAACGACGTCGCGCTGGATGATGGCAGGAGTAGGTGTAGGCTGCACGAAGAACGCCGCAGATTCTTGGCGTGCGGTGGAGAGCCTTGGGGGACACGTAGATCTTGCAGAGCATGAACTGCCTgtcgcctgcggcggcggcctcctctgAGCAGCACGTGGAGAACTTGTCCATGAGCCAATCAGTGAACATGCCGCCCTTCTTGATCTCACCGACCTCGACCTAATCCGCGCCACCCTTGATGGCCTTGGTGCTCTGCAGGTTCCAGGAGCCGGGTTGGTGACGCGCGCGCCCTTCTTGCAGGAGGTGAAGAAGAAGCAGTCTCCAGTCTTGGGCAGTGGGCTGAACTCTGGGTGGCGAGGTCATCGGGCTCACAGGACGTAGACGTTGGTGTGGCGGACGACTTTGAAGGTTTTGGTTTCCAAAGTTTCCTCCCAAAAAATCGCCAGCGGTGTGTCCAGACTCAATCGCTAGCTGTGTGTCGGAGGTGCGacagagaggaggaggaaggggaggagaagaGGGAAAAGGGTGGTGGGGTTCAGAGGGCAAAATCGTCTTTTCACACGATATTTAAAGGTTTTCGGATGGAAAATCCAACAGTGTCATATAAGAACGAAAGTTGAActcagtgtcaaataaaaaaaagattgaGAGAAAAAAATCACTAAAATTTTTTCTGATGTGAAATGGAGAATTTTATCCTGCTGAAAAGCCAGGCCCGTCTCTTTTCACTGGCCTCCTCCCTtcactctctctcctcctcggcTGGCTGCTCCTCCTCACTCTCGCTCCCTCTTCTCACCTCACACCTCACCCTTTTTGGATTCTTCTTCCCAGTCATCGCCTGTCTGCCCTCATTGGCCCAAGCCCACCTCCCCCTCTGTGGAATCCTAAATTCCTGCCTCCCCTCTGCTTCTTCCACCTGCCTCCCCAACTAGGGAAAGGAGCAAGCAAAACAACTAGCAGCACACCCAGCCTAGCCAGAGCAGCAGCTCAGCTGCGCGCCCACACCCGGCCGCCTCCCGCTTCCACTCATCCACTGGCGGGGCCTCTCTGCGATTCCTCGTGTATGcgcgcgcctccctcctcctcctcctcctcgcagACCTCGCTGCAAGATTCTCCTGTTCTTGCCATGCGCCGTCGTCAGGGATTCCTGTCAGTGCCATCTGCTTTACCGTGTCAATCTTTGATTCTTTTCTGCGATGAGAGGCGCGGCCTTTGTGCAAGGTGTTGATCGCGCGCGTGCACGCGTGCTCGCATTTGACTGCAGGTGCCCGTGTGACGATCGCGCGCGGGAGTAGGTAAGCTGGTGAATGGGAGCCAAGGCAATGTCGTCCCACGGCAGCggggccgccggcggtggcggcggtggggcggccCTGTCGCGGCAGGGCTCGGTGTGCAGCCTCACGTTCGGCGAGGCGGACGGCCAGCTGCACGGCGTCAACCTGGACGACCTCCTCCGCGCGGGGCGGAAGACGGTGGACGAGGTGTGGCGGGACATTCagggcgccgggggcggcgccTGCCCGCGGGCCCAGATGACGCTCGAGGACTTCCTGTCAAGGGCCGGCACCAGCGCGCCCGCCGACGCGGCCGGCAACGGCGCCTGCGCGCGCAGTTGGGGAGCGCACCAGCTGTACcagccggccccggcgccgcagctgggccgccaccaccaaccggcCGTCGGGCGCCCCGTGCCGCGGCCGCTCGGCGTGGGCGCCGGGCCGGTGCTCGAGGCGCTGTACTacgagggcggcgcggcggcggcggccggcgggaatCGGGCCGGCCCCGAACACGGCGTGGCGGAGAGGTCGAACGAGCGGCGCAAGAAGCGGATGATCAAGAACCGGGagtcggcggcgaggtcgcgcgCTCGGAAGCAGGTGCGTACGTGTTCTTGCCATCCCGTTCCTGCCAACCCCAACCCTTTTACTGCATTAGAACGCCCGCACGCCCGCCCATATACTCATATAAATTTTGTGGTGTTTGCATTTGGATTTGGATGAAACGCAGGCATACACCAACGAGCTGGAGAACAAGATCTCgcagctggaggaggagaaCGAGCGGCTCCGGGGGCACAAGGTATCATACAAATCAAACCATACCCTAAATGCTACCCCAtttattctctctctctcaaaaaaaagagaagaatctACATAGCTTGGGACGATGAATCCGGCTTTCCTGCTTTTGTAGTTGCAAATTGAAATGCTCGTTCTTCATAGGAATAGCTTGTAGCACTCCAAGTGGGACGTGTTGACTAAAAGGGTCAATACCTTCTGTTCGATAATACCCAGCGCAAAATGACAAATGCGATAGAACCTCGGCG encodes the following:
- the LOC101766653 gene encoding ABSCISIC ACID-INSENSITIVE 5-like protein 2 isoform X1; this translates as MGAKAMSSHGSGAAGGGGGGAALSRQGSVCSLTFGEADGQLHGVNLDDLLRAGRKTVDEVWRDIQGAGGGACPRAQMTLEDFLSRAGTSAPADAAGNGACARSWGAHQLYQPAPAPQLGRHHQPAVGRPVPRPLGVGAGPVLEALYYEGGAAAAAGGNRAGPEHGVAERSNERRKKRMIKNRESAARSRARKQAYTNELENKISQLEEENERLRGHKMTLAVVAVGSAVLRSELRRGQAPEPVVQYVPQQEVKNQLQLQLRRTNSANF
- the LOC101766653 gene encoding ABSCISIC ACID-INSENSITIVE 5-like protein 2 isoform X2, translating into MGAKAMSSHGSGAAGGGGGGAALSRQGSVCSLTFGEADGQLHGVNLDDLLRAGRKTVDEVWRDIQGAGGGACPRAQMTLEDFLSRAGTSAPADAAGNGACARSWGAHQLYQPAPAPQLGRHHQPAVGRPVPRPLGVGAGPVLEALYYEGGAAAAAGGNRAGPEHGVAERSNERRKKRMIKNRESAARSRARKQAYTNELENKISQLEEENERLRGHKAPEPVVQYVPQQEVKNQLQLQLRRTNSANF